From a region of the Vanrija pseudolonga chromosome 2, complete sequence genome:
- the DCL1 gene encoding Dicer-like protein 1, whose protein sequence is MSKRNSPAGTDSPSKRARPLSIQKSRLVTTQQPHPRVTPQNATTLLSLYVGSLRNNLSVHNARYTFEGSAPNGVEGHQKCTVLLPFNSPVREATSDDFFPNKQGAKRSAAINAINALIAAGEISQELIPTPANPTKKGPPGQAQESNGHNASTPIDNGGPKPIVPAKPPPTSGEDEYPYYASPKFWAECPPVSSAEKLYTAVITVAFDDPHATELAGECRPLLLLTSRPLPGLDISNKRASPIELDITQFGFATTAILSAAQPITVDEGQVDRAFEFTRRLLRATLNKGLDGEIEETRYLVVPLRRGLEPTPNITADDIAWDEVNRIEGELFTPIDLDDRTALLQQLEDAVISTPNNEFGRRFFAVGLRTELSPRSKVPGKETTFWQEKLEAIGKGWQLGEAESLKYPNQPLLEGDHYIGPKNGGLIGSVWQGPKCRGHILIPELYTRHFLNASVLRTASILPAMLTELEDELLADEMNEEFFNGALKTSLAREATTCPGSRPFAGQAALNYERLELLGDTILKLIVTVDTYISSSSWHGTEGDMTDLRHRMVSNKALQASLIKAGIVPYIRMTVRRGRAFLPPGWIVENSIGLVEATPTTQTLGDKSVADVAEALIGAAYLSNGRSIQAAIDAMHALCVPIKLRQWSQLAEFTRDKTAVGRPLTLLGYKFKHPAEGRIIMVRGWFRTPSRAHTAQSHTNDPVGKSQFERCEFLGDGLIDYLTVDEIYHSHPDLGPAPMTHMKHSRVSNAAFGAFLVFSGLSDQFTEMDKPTMLQLQKVERELKKAKDAADAERAAGKQNHEFWATVRQHKWVGDTVEAVFGAILEDSGFDLEVARKLYDEYLRPFVDLYAVPPIAHSNHPKSVLLELLAKEGCQGYTIDRLGEVPGKSQVYAASVSIHGTVMARAEGPSPDVAIRIACDRAFKPVKARLDKLCTCGKT, encoded by the exons ATGTCCAAGCGGAATAGTCCGGCTGGCACAGACTCGCCCAGCAAGCGTGCTCGTCCACTCTCCATCCAAAAGTCGCGACTGGTCACCACCCAACAGCCCCATCCTCGCGTCACGCCCCAGAACGCGACCACCCTCCTCTCACTCTACGTCGGCTCCTTGAGAAATAACCTCTCCGTCCACAACGCCCGCTACACGTTCGAGGGATCGGCTCCaaacggcgtcgaggggcaCCAAAAGTGCACTGTACTGTTGCCGTTCAACAGCCCGGTCCGCGAGGCGACCTCGGATGACTTCTTCCCGAACAAGCAGGGTGCCAAGAGATCGGCCGCCATCAATGCCATCAACGCTCTCATAGCTGCAGGTGAGATCAGCCAAGAGCTCATCCCCACCCCAGCAAACCCGACCAAGAAGGGCCCTCCTGGACAAGCACAAGAGTCAAACGGGCACAATGCGTCAACACCGATCGATAACGGCGGTCCCAAGCCCATTGTCCCTGCGAAGCCACCGCCAACATCGGGGGAAGACGAGTACCCGTATTATGCTTCCCCAAAGTTTTGGGCGGAATGCCCGCCCGTGTCTTCTGCCGAGAAGCTTTACACGGCGGTCATAACGGTGGCTTTCGACGATCCCCATGCTACCGAGCTGGCTGGAGAGTGCCGACCGCTCCTGCTGCTCACGTCGCGTCCGCTCCCGGGGCTCGACATCTCGAACAAGCGTGCTTCGCccatcgagctcgacatcaCCCAATTTGGCTTCGCGACCACGGCGATTCTGAGCGCTGCACAGCCGATCACTGTCGACGAAGGACAGGTGGACCGTGCCTTTGAGTTTACAAGACGGCTTCTCAGGGCGACCCTCAACAAGGGTCTTGACGGCGAGATCGAAGAGACGAGGTACCTGGTCGTGCCCCTGCGTCGTGGACTCGAGCCCACCCCCAATATCACAGCGGATGACATTGCCTGGGATGAGGTCAACCGtatcgagggcgagctctTCACCCCGATCGACCTTGACGACCGCACTGCGCTTTTGCAGCAGCTCGAAGATGCTGTTATCAGCACCCCGAACAACGAGTTTGGACGCCGATTCTTTGCGGTTGGCCTCCGAACCGAGCTGAGTCCCCGATCCAAAGTCCCTGGCAAGGAGACCACCTTCTGGCAAgagaagctcgaggccatcggCAAAGGATGGCAGCTGGGAGAAGCGGAGAGTTTAAAGTACCCGAACCAGCCGCTTCTGGAAGGCGATCACTACATCGGCCCCAAGAATGGTGGTTTGATTGGAAGTGTGTGGCAAGGTCCCAAGTGCCGCGGTCACATCCTCATCCCCGAGCTCTACACCCGCCACTTCCTCAACGCCAGCGTCCTCCGCACTGCGTCGATACTGCCGGCCATGCTGACCGAGTTGGAGGACGAGCTGTTGGCCGATGAGATGAACGAGGAGTTCTTCAATGGGGCCCTCAAGACGTCACTGGCGCGTGAGGCTACCACTTGCCCCGGTTCACGCCCGTTTGCAGGCCAGGCGGCTCTCAACTatgagcgactcgagcttctcggcgaCACGATTCTCAAGCTTATCGTGACCGTCGACACCTATATCTCGAGCAGTAGTTGGCACGGCACGGAAGGCGACATGACCGACCTGAGGCACAGAATGGTGTCCAACAAGGCGCTCCAGGCGTCTCTGATAAAGGCTGGCATTGTGCCATACATCCGCATGACTGTGCGTCGTGGACgcgccttccttcctcctGGATGGATCGTGGAGAATTCAATCGGTCTGGTGGAGGCTACGCCGACGACTCAGACGCTTGGTGACAAG TCGGTCGCCGACGTTGCAGAGGCGCTCATTGGCGCCGCATACCTCTCAAATGGCCGCAGCATCCAAGCCGCAATTGATGCGATGCATGCCCTCTGCGTACCGATCAAGCTCCGCCAGTGGTCGCAGCTTGCTGAATTCACCCGCGACAAGACGGCAGTTGGCCGTCCCCTCACCCTGCTTGGCTACAAGTTCAAGCATCCCGCTGAAGGCCGCATCATCATGGTACGTGGCTGGTTCcggacgccgagcagagCTCACACTGCGCAGAGCCACACCAACGACCCGGTTGGCAAGTCGCAGTTTGAACGATGCGAGTTTCTGGGTGACGGTTTGATCGACTATT TGACGGTCGATGAAATCTACCACTCTCATCCGGATTTAGGCCCGGCACCCATGACCCACATGAAGCACTCGCGAGTGTCCAAT GCGGCGTTTGGAGCATTCCTCGTCTTCTCTGGCCTCTCTGACCAGTTCACCGAGATGGATAAGCCGACGATGCTTCAACTGCAGAAGGTGGAGAGAGAAttgaagaaggccaaggatgccgccgacgcggagcgTGCGGCTGGCAAGCAGAACCACGAGTTCTGGGCCACCGTGCGGCAGCACAAGTGGGTTGGTGACACTGTCGAAGCCGTGTTCGGCGCCATTCTGGAAGACAGCGGGTTCGACCTCGAAGTGGCAAGGAAGCTATACGACGAGTATCTTCGCCCCTTCGTCGACTTATACGCCGTACCTCCTATTGCCCACTCGAACCACCCCAAGAgcgtgctcctcgagctgctcgccaagGAAGGGTGCCAAGGCTACACTATTGATCGCTTGGGTGAAGTGCCCGGCAAGTCGCAGGTGTATGCGGCCAGTG TGTCGATTCATGGTACCGTCATGGCCAGAGCCGAGGGGCCGAGCCCCGACGTCGCGATCCGCATCGCGTGCGACCGCGCTTTCAAGCCTGTCAAGGCCCGTCTTGATAAGCTGTGCACCTGCGGGAAGACCTAA
- the patE_0 gene encoding Dehydrogenase patE, with the protein MLIVDAALLWAAIAPLAAALATTGSYDYVIIGGGTAGSVLANRLTEDPSVSVALIEPGTYYQISNLLLGSTPAGGVFWSFGNTNQPINPLVDWGFITEPQRGCNNRNVRYARGKCLGGSSARNYMAYHKPDKGSLNAWAEITGDPSYAYDNFDAYYRKSVTFTPPKQPPRAANATTPFDPAAFGPINGPLQISYPNYAQSIGSWGQRGLAEIGIPSVPSLNSGNLLGAQYTTSTISPRDQKRSSAQTSYLDAAKGRRNLSIVQLSKASRILFEGKRAVAVQLTNGKVLGARREVILSAGAFQSPQLLMLSGIGPVETLARFNIPVVAASPGVGQNMTDHVLFGPAYRVRVQTWTKWANNILSTVWEFITEYLIFKRGPFTNPSVDMIAFEKISRNMVSPGAAAALDAAHPPSWPEVEYFVTGATILDASRTQGSLTGQPTDGYNYASVIAGLQAPLSRGTVTLKSGSVEDLPAIDPNWLTHPVDVEVALAAFKRARAVWAAPSVQPVLFGPEYYPGPQVQTDDQILNAIRNQAQTVWHAATTCRMGRRDDPTAVVDTSCRVIGVDGLRVVDASAFALLPPGHPQSTVYALAEKIADLIKRGG; encoded by the exons ATGCtcattgtcgacgccgccctgCTGTGGGCAGCtatcgcgccgctcgccgcggcgctcgccacgACCGGGAGCTACGACTACGTGAttatcggcggcggcacggcgggctCAGTGCTCGCGAACCGCCTCACTGAAGACCCGAGCGTCAGCGTCGCCCTCATCGAGCCGGGGACGTACTACCAGATctccaacctcctcctcgggtccacgcccgccggcggcgtgttcTGGAGCTTTGGCAACACGAACCAGCCGATCAACCCGCTCGTCGACTGGGGCTTCATCACCGAGCCGCAGAGGGGGTGCAATAACCGCAATGTGCGGTACGCGCGCGGCAAGTGTCTCGGCGGGAG CTCGGCACGCAACTACATGGCGTACCACAAGCCCGACAAGGGCTCGCTCAACGCGTGGGCAGAGATCACCGGCGACCCCTCGTACGCGTACGACAACTTTGACGCCTACTACCGCAAGTCTGTGACGTTCACGCCGCCGaagcagccgccgcgcgcggcgaacGCAACCACGCCgttcgaccccgccgccttCGGCCCGATCAACGGCCCACTGCAGATCAGCTACCCGAACTATGCGCAGTCGATCGGGAGCTGGGGCCagcgcgggctcgccgagATCGGCATCCCCAGCGTGCCGTCCCTCAACTCGGGCAACCTCTTGGGCGCGCAGtacacgacctcgaccatctcgccgcgcgaccagaagcgctcgtcggcgcagacgagctacctcgacgccgcgaaGGGCAGGCGCAACCTCTCGATCGTGCAGCTGTCCAAGGCGTCGCGGATCCTCTTCGAGGgcaagcgcgccgtcgcggtccAGCTGACGAACGGCAAGGTGCTCGGAGCGCGTCGCGAGGTCATCCTCTCCGCTGGGGCGTTCCAGTCCCCGCAGCTCCTGATGCTCTCGGGCATCGGGCCcgtcgagacgctcgcgcgcttcAACATCCCCGTGGTGGCCGCGAGCCCCGGCGTGGGCCAGAACATGACCGACCATGTGCTCTTCGGGCCGGCGTACCGCGTGCGTGTGCAGACGTGGACCAAGTGGGCCAACAACATCCTCAGCACCGTGTGGGAGTTTATCACAGAGTACCTCATCTTCAAGCGCGGGCCGTTCACCAACCCGTCCGTGGACATGATTGCCTTCGAGAAGATCTCGCGCAACATGGTCTCGccgggcgccgcggccgcgctggacGCCGCACACCCGCCGTCGTGGCCAGAGGTCGAGTACTTCGTCACGGGCGCGACGATCCTCGACGCGTCCCGCACCCAGGGCTCGCTCACTGGCCAGCCGACAGACGGATACAACTATGCGAGCGTGATTGCTGGCCTGCAGGCGCCGCTCAGCCGCGGCACGGTGACCCTCAAGTCGGGTAGTGTCGAGGACCTGCCCGCCATCGACCCCAACTGGCTCACGCaccccgtcgacgtcgaggtcgccctcgcggcaTTCaagcgcgcccgcgccgtgtGGGCCGCCCCCTCGGTCCAGCCCGTGCTCTTCGGCCCAGAGTACTACCCCGGCCCGCAGGTCCAGACCGACGACCAGATCCTCAATGCCATCAGGAACCAGGCGCAGACCGTGTGGCATGCCGCCACGACCTGCCGCATGGGCCGGAGGGACGACCCCACCGCGGTGGTCGACACGAGCTGCCGTGTTATCGGTGTCGATGGGctgcgtgtcgtcgacgctaGCGCCTTTGCGCTCCTTCCCCCCGGTCACCCCCAGTCTACCGTCTATGCGCTCGCGGAAAAGATTGCAGACTTGATCAAGCGTGGCGGATGA
- the AN10778 gene encoding DnaJ 1, mitochondrial, protein MPPRVPTRAFSALSSLSQPAVASSSAPPTSRNSQPRSTSPQWRSRRSLHTATAAPARPSTVASSSKHSMSSAARSRAFHGSSANSAEHKNPYETLGVAKDAKAGDIKKAYYALAKKWHPDSNKEEGAAEKFHEIQAAYDILSDDTKRQAYDRYGSASTQEGFDPDMFSRAGAGGFGGFQDFGGAFGGRGGNAGDLFEQLFGSAFGGGAPFGAGGPGGAGPRARQVRGDDLESNITLSFNDACAGVTRKVMITPVVDCKPCHGSGLKPGEKKATCGTCRGTGQQAFQVQGMFMASTCPTCGGTGSVIPRSARCDSCDGVGRVKERKEVDVEIPAGIEDGMKIKIPGAGDMPLSAQGPPGDLYVRVNVKPSSVFRRQGTNLYHEAKVPLQTALLGGRVRVPTLEGDVEVRIREGTQYGQEAVLKGRGVKSLYGRKGERGDLIVSWKIQIPRTLTSTQKKIFQAYADDVEGRNPHISFGDKASTSSWTEPPHPDKPRSPKSAEDCDEHDHDTVSGKMAHAFGSAVGWAERFLGGKHDGKPKEQAKWERKLQPEGQELGRKAPEPTDAEKKAEADKAAAEKKPAASAAESTDSNAASYAKQSAFEAASSASESKAAAAESKEFASEAKGAASEAKKATEELKAEEAELKAEEAKFEAERKEAEADKDKKKK, encoded by the exons ATGCCACCTAGAGTACCCACACGCGCATTCTCAGCACTCTCGTCCCTCTCTCAgccggccgtcgcgagcTCATCGGCGCCTCCGACCAGCCGCAATTCCCAACCCCGATCGACGTCGCCACAatggcgctcgcggcgctcgctgcacacggccacggcggcgccagcgcgcccgtcgaccgtcgccagctcgtccaAGCACTCCAtgagctcggcagcgcgcTCG CGCGCGTTCcacggctcgtcggccaacAGCGCCGAACACAAGAACCCCTACGAGACCCTCGGCGTGGCCAAAGACGCCAAGGCAGGCGACATTAAGAAGGCCTACTATGCT ctcgccaagaagTGGCACCCCGACTCgaacaaggaggagggcgccgCGGAAAAGTTCCACGAGATCCAGGCAGCCTACGAT ATTCTCTCCGACGACACAAAACGCCAGGCCTACGACCGGTACGGCTCCGCGTCGACGCAGGAGGGCTTCGACCCGGACATGTTCtcgcgtgccggcgcgggcggcttcggcggctTCCAGGATTtcggcggcgcgttcggcgggcggggcggcaaCGCCGGCGACCTGTTCGAGCAGCTGTTCGGCAGTgcgttcggcggcggcgcgcccttcggcgctggcgggccgggcggtgcggggccgcgcgcgcgccaggtccgcggcgacgacctcgagtcgAACATCACGCTCAGCTTCAACGACGCGTGCGCGGGCGTCACGCGCAAGGTCATGATCACGCCCGTGGTCGACTGCAAGCCGTGCCACGGCTCGGGCCTCAAGCccggcgagaagaaggccacCTGCGGCACCTGCCGCGGTACGGGCCAGCAGGCGTTCCAGGTCCAGGGCATGTTCATGGCTTCGACGTGTCCCACCTGCGGCGGAACGGGCTCTGTCATcccccgctcggcgcgctgcgacTCGTGCGACGGCGTCGGACGGGtcaaggagcgcaaggaggtcgacgtcgagatccCGGCTGGCATCGAAGACGGCATGAAGATCAAGATTCCTGGCGCGGGCGACATGCCCCTCTCGGCGCAGGGTCCCCCCGGCGACCTGTACGTCCGCGTCAACGTCAAGCCGTCGAGCGTCTTCCGCCGCCAGGGTACAAACCTCTACcacgaggccaaggtgccCCTTCAGacggccctcctcggcggccgcgtgcgTGTCCccacgctcgagggcgacgtcgaggtccgTATCCGCGAGGGCACCCAGTACGGCCAGGAGGCGGTCCTCAAGGGCCGCGGTGTCAAGTCTCTGTACGGCCGCAagggcgagcggggtgaCTTGATTGTTTCATGGAAGATCCAGATTCCGAG AACCCTTACTTCCACCCAGAAGAAGATCTTCCAGGCGTACGCCGACGATGTTGAGGGCCGCAACCCGCACATCTCGTTCGGCGACAAGGCCAGCACCAGCTCGTGGACCGAGCCTCCTCATCCCGACaagccgcgctcgcccaAGTCTGCCGAGGACtgcgacgagcacgaccacgacacGGTGAGCGGCAAGATGGCGCACGCGTTCGGCAGCGCCGTCGGATGGGCCGAGcgcttcctcggcggcaagcacGACGGCAAGCCCAAGGAGCAAG CCAAGTGGGAGCGCAAGCTGCAGCCCGAGGGACAGGAGCTGGGCCGCAaggcgcccgagccgaccgacgcggagaagaaggccgaggcggacaaggCAGCAGCGGAGAAGAAGCCCGCGGCGTCAGCAGCCGAGAGCACCGACTCCAACGCCGCATCCTACGCCAAGCAGTCGGCGTTCGaggccgcgtcgtcggcttccgagtccaaggctgccgccgccgagtccaaGGAGTTTGCCtccgaggccaagggcgccgCGTCCGAGGCTAAGAAGGCCAcggaggagctcaaggccgaagaggccgagctcaaggctgAGGAGGCCAAGTTTGAGGCCGAGCGGAaagaggccgaggccgacaaggacaagaagaagaagtag
- the SPAC1F7.11c_0 gene encoding putative transcriptional regulatory protein: MPSQPPPPDNERYSIREERRSRKQLSCAECHRLKLKCDRQVPCSNCVRRECTELCPNSVRVKKSRNEAEGQVVSELRERLAAIEGLLSTTLSGSSRRRDSRSSSRGRERSRDRSRDHRDRDRDHHHRRGSDRDRDHYRDHRDHRDRDRDHRDHRDERYDYHRRSRSPSPRHHSQHGSWAVPPAPIPPPPPPQQPQPQPQPQPQVRPEASPSSSFRSRYDPSPNDSREFVFQYDTPQGTTPQDQRPGPSYRAKENNDESYGTLVIDPSGRSKWLGPTAGTEWLKNQEIASDMPRRSRSPSHGPTSPVQDNTYGFGQETQFPFASWGPPPTMETIMFHLPAPDEAAVLVDSYYRNYTWNHDVAPRRSVQPIFDRVYVQNAPEPLHRRVHPQQLALLFIILAMGALHNPDLPPHDPSAEHHLAAARWSLVKGDFIGNNTIAGLQALIIMAHYHLETEKGRNGDSAWPLWGLAMRLVTAMGLHRDGERWNLPTEVVEERRHVFWECHTIDVFQANCFSRPSSLRPEHIDTEFPSQSWTDGPSGLKSFRTLKFELCRISGAVLDQAMDVRPTPYSSITALYDRLCAFERQIPFHLRCRTALLALPSVYADAESATRDSPEVNQRNLHRTFQQFTLALNVSESILFLQRPYFVKALQEAPQDPTRSIYGKSYLAVVERCNVLIEVVAGLYELYPTVTARHWFFWYHLFTAAVCIGTMIIKNSTNPLAGFAIGQVDHSIKLYSSVLRDHATPSLVQNHQWLLRLRQRALAKLEHAPPAPGDDDIDVELLGWRTRLIERARGGHRATNVPISSTPHSNSVPSTVGPPTAPGSAPATGEPFTLTSPPVPPPSFMPAPTLDQVLQQHFVPPSTSSAEQTPLNPPAAQVDVTTDLFLHQFWDPTLLLESREGPNGQQSLTTANWWNWDTELGLPPPEQDTFGPMPQ; this comes from the exons ATGCCGTCccaacccccgccgccggacAACGAGCGCTACTCGAtccgcgaggagcggcgctcgcgcaAGCAGCTCAGCTGCGCCG AATGCCATCGACTCAAGCTCAAATGCGATCGCCAAG TGCCGTGCTCCAACTGCGTTCGGAGGGAGTGCACCGAGCTGTGCCCCAACAGCGTGCGCGTCAAGAAGAG CCGgaacgaggccgaggggcaggtcgtgagcgagctgcgcgagcggctcGCCGCGATCGAGGGCCTGTTGTCCACCACCttgtcggggtcgtcgcggcgccgcgactcgcgctccagctcAAGAGGTAGAGAGCGGTCGCGCGACAGGTCGAGGGaccaccgcgaccgcgatcgcgaccaccaccatcggAGGGGATCAGACCGCGACAGGGACCACTACCGCGACCACCGTGaccaccgcgaccgcgaccgcgaccacCGAGAccaccgcgacgagcggTACGACTACCAccggcggtcgcgctcgccttccCCGCGACACCACTCACAGCACGGGTCGTGGGCTGTACCCCCCGCGCCGAtccccccaccgccaccgccacagcagccccagccccagccccagccccaaccCCAGGTTAGGCCAGAagcctcgccgtcctcatcCTTCCGCTCGCGGTACGACCCTTCGCCCAACGACTCGCGCGAGTTTGTGTTCCAGTACGACACGCCGCAGGGCACGACGCCGCAAGACCAGCGGCCTGGCCCGTCCTACCGCGCAAAGGAGAACAACGACGAGAGCTATGGCACGCTTGTCATTGACCCCAGTGGACGGAGTAAGTGGCTCGGCCCGACGGCCGGCACCGAGTGGCTCAAGAAT CAAGAAATAGCCTCGGACAtgccccgccgctcgcgctcaccgTCCCACGGCCCCACGTCCCCGGTCCAGGACAACACGTACGGCTTTGGCCAGGAGACGCAGTTCCCCTTCGCGTCGTGGGGTCCCCCGCCGACAATGGAGACAATCATGTTCCACCTCCCTGCtcccgacgaggcggccgtgctcgtcgactcgTACTACAGGAACTACACGTGGAA CCACGACGTtgccccgcgccgctccgTCCAGCCCATCTTCGACCGCGTCTATGTCCAGAACGCACCCGAACCACTACACCGCCGCGTGCACccccagcagctcgcgctcctcttcATCATCTTGGCTATGGGCGCACTGCACAACCCCGACCTGCCGCCACATGACCCCAGTGCCGAGCATCAcctggccgcggcgcggtggagCCTCGTCAAGGGCGACTTTATCGGTAACAACACGATCGCGGGACTGCAGGCGCTCATCATCATGGCTCACTACCACTT AGAAACGGAGAAGGGGCGAAACGGTGACTCGGCATGGCCGCTCTGGGGCCTCGCAATGCGCCTCGTCACCGCCATGGGATTGCATCGAGACGGCGAGCGGTGGAACCTGCCgaccgaggtggtcgaggagcgcagGCATGTGTTCTGGGAGTGCCACACTATCGACGTCTTCCAG GCCAACTGCTTCTCTCGTCCCAGCTCCCTTCGACCCGAGCACATTGATACCGAGTTCCCTTCGCAGAGCTGGACTGACGGGCCAAGCGGGCTCAAGTCGTTCCGCACGCTCAAGTTTGAGCTGTGTCGTATCTCTGGAGC TGTACTGGACCAAGCAATGGACGTCCGCCCCACGCCCTACTCGTCCATCACCGCGTTGTACGACCGACT ATGCGCATTCGAGCGTCAGATCCCCTTCCACCTCCGCTGCCGGacggccctcctcgccctaCCATCTGTTTACGCGGACGCCGAGTCCGCCACGCGCGACTCGCCAGAGGTCAACCAGCGTAACCTGCACCGCACGTTCCAGCAGTTCaccctcgcgctcaacgtGTCCGAGAGCATTCTTTTCCTCCAGCGTCCATACTTTGTCAAGGCGCTGCAGGAGGCCCCACAGGATCCAACCCGCAGCATCTACGGCAAGTCgtacctcgccgtcgtggaGCGTTGCAAC GTCCTGATCGAGGTCGTTGCTGGGCTTTACGAGCTCTACCCCACCGTGACCGCGCGTCACTGGTTCTTCTGGTACCACCTCTTCACCGCTGCCGTGTGTATCGGTACGATGATCATCAAAAACTCGACCAACCCGCTCGCAGGGTTCGCGATCGGGCAGGTCGACCACAGCATCAAGCTGTACTCGTCCGTGCTACGGGACCACGCTACGCCGTCGCTCGTTCAGAACCACCAGTGGCTCTtgcggctgcggcagcgcgccctcgccaagctggAGCATGCGCCCCCGGCCcctggcgacgacgacatcgatGTTGAGCTGCTTGGCTGGCGCACGCGCCTGATTGAGCGTGCACGCGGCGGACACAGGGCGACTAACGTGCCCATCTCGTCCACGCCACACAGCAACAGCGTCCCCTCTACCGTTGGGCCTCCAACAGCGCCCGGCTCGGCCCCTGCCACCGGCGAGCCATTCACCCTCACATCCCCTCCTGTACCACCACCAAGCTTCATGCCGGCCCCGACGCTCGACCAGGTCCTCCAGCAACATTTCGTGCCGCCCTCTACCTCGTCGGCGGAACAGACGCCGCTCAACCCCCCAGCCGCGCAAGTCGACGTCACGACCGACCTCTTC CTCCACCAGTTCTGGGACCcgacgctcctcctcgagtcgcgcgaggGCCCAAATGGCCAGCAGTCCCTCACT ACTGCAAACTGGTGGAACTGGGACAcggagctcggcctcccccCGCCCGAACAAGATACCTTTGGCCCCATGCCGCAATag
- the SPAC3H1.06c gene encoding putative transporterc yields MWIVMPALGLVAFIAALDQTIIATALPTIAGDLHATPSQYSWVGTSYLLAQTVMTPINGRVTDIIGRKPALYGAIMFLLVFSALCGAAKSIEMTIVISDIVPLDKVGMYNGNLGVAWGAASCLGPLLGGLLTDRLSWRWCFYINLPICGLSLILLFFALKLNPTPPSTLRSVGKTFDFAGLALVMAATGLIIVGFSTAADEGFGHARSYGVIAAGAVVGAGAIVYEFYTKRNPIIPPRMLRTRTVAFFLFGSFSQSFIFVSAGYILPQFFQGVHGSTALSAGVQLLPFAMGASLFGVLAGQITGRFRIVRPVIWTGYLLAGVGYLLFYGFYTSTVSFATQEGLQIITATGIGLSLSPPILVIQAAMPFRDMAAATSTWVLARSLGATIGLAVFGAILNAGIRQRFARIPGYGVEFVAPESSAGYRALHELADGETKTAVLKAFADSVRMCFAVGAAFLLFAFVLTLFTKSYSLDRVKRRDAESSSSQPDSPADDTHNALRHMPSASEGVPVWPAPFQPLRDDGARVQEK; encoded by the exons ATGTGGATCGTGATGCCGGC cctcggcctcgtggcCTTCATCGCGGCGCTGGACCAGACC ATCATCGCGACGGCCCTGCCGACCATCGCAGGCGACCTGCACGCCACGCCCTCGCAATACTCCTGGGTCGGGACG TCCTACCTCCTCGCGCAAACAGTCATGACCCCCATCAACGGGCGTGTGACCGACATCATAGGGCGCAAGCCGGCACTGTACGGCGCGATCATGTTCCTGCTCGTGTTCTCCGCGCTGTGTGGCGCCGCCAAGTCGATCGAGAT GACGATTGTGATTT CCGACATCGTGCCCCTCGACAAGGTGGGGATGTATAACGGCAacctcggcgtggcgtggggcgcggcgtcgtgtcTAGGCCCGCTGTTGGGTGGGCTGCTCACCGACCGGCTGAGCTG GCGCTGGTGCTTCT ACATCAACCTCCCGATCTGCGGCCTCTCCCTAatcctcctcttcttcgcGCTCAAGCTGAACCCTACGCCACCCAGCACCCTCCGCTCCGTTGGCAAGACGTTCGACTttgccggcctcgccctcgtcatgGCGGCCACGGGGCTCATCATCGTCGGGttctccaccgccgccgacgaggggtTCGGGCACGCAAGGTCGTACGGCGTCATTGCCGCCGGGGCTGTCGTGGGGGCTGGGGCGATCGTGTATGAGTTTTATACCAAGCGCAACCCGATCATCCCGCCG CGCATGCTCCGGACCCGCACCGTcgccttcttcctcttcgGCTCCTTCTCCCAGAGCTTCATCTTCGTGTCGGCGGGGTACATCCTGCCGCAGTTCTTCCAGGGC GTGCACGGCTCCACCGCCTTGTCCGCCGGCGTCCAGCTGCTCCCCTTCGCGATGGGCGCGTCGCTCTTCGGCGTACTAGCCGGCCAGATCACAGGGCGCTTCCGCATAGTCAGGCCCGTCATCTGGACGGGATACCTCCTCGCCGGGGTCGGCTATTTGCTGTTCTACGGCTTCTACACGTCCACCGTGTCCTTTGCAACCCAAGAAGGCCTGCAGATCATAACGGCGACAGGCATCGGGCTGTCCCTCTCCCCGCCGATCCTGGTCATCCAGGCCGCCATGCCGTTCCGCGAcatggcggccgcgacgagcacgtgGGTGCTTGCGCGGAGCTTGGGCGCCACGATCGGCCTGGCCGTGTTCGGCGCGATATTGAACGCTGGGATTAGGCAGCGGTTCGCCAGGATCCCGGGGTATGGTGTTGAGTTTGTCGCGCCCGAGAGCAGCGCGGGGTATCGCGCACTCCATGAGCTTGCTGATGGCGAGACGAAGACTGCCGTCCTCAAGGCGTTTGCAGACTCCGTGCGCATGTGCTTCGCTGTCGGGGCTGCGTTCTTGCTCTTCGCGTTTGTCTTGACGCTGTTCACCAAGTCGTATTCCCTTGACAGGGTCAAGCGCCGCGATGCGgaaagcagcagcagccagccagactCGCCGGCGGATGACACACACAACGCACTCCGCCACATGCCGTCTGCAAGTGAAGGCGTGCCAGTGTGGCCTGCGCCGTTCCAGCCCTTgcgtgacgacggcgcgcgcgtacaGGAGAAGTAG